A genomic window from Candidatus Binatia bacterium includes:
- a CDS encoding thiamine pyrophosphate-binding protein has product MSHSGETKFKGADFADALQSSGFDFFTGVPCSLIGSVLIALEDQGYVPETREDAALGLAAGAFMAGRRPVVLMQNSGLGVSLNAIGSLQQIYELPCLLVVTWRGLGGKDAPEHLVMGKVMPNLLDAYEIEWRSLGERSLAQDATWARERFDANQKPVALVVPPGVLG; this is encoded by the coding sequence ATGAGTCATTCTGGTGAAACCAAGTTCAAGGGAGCCGACTTCGCGGACGCGCTCCAGAGCTCTGGCTTCGATTTCTTCACCGGCGTTCCCTGCTCGCTCATCGGTTCGGTCCTGATCGCGTTGGAAGATCAGGGCTACGTTCCGGAGACGCGCGAAGACGCGGCCCTCGGCCTCGCGGCGGGTGCTTTCATGGCAGGACGGCGTCCGGTCGTCCTGATGCAGAACTCGGGCCTCGGCGTCTCGTTGAACGCGATCGGTTCGTTGCAGCAGATATACGAGTTGCCGTGCCTGCTCGTCGTGACGTGGCGCGGGCTCGGAGGGAAGGACGCTCCGGAGCATCTGGTGATGGGCAAGGTGATGCCGAATCTCCTCGACGCCTACGAGATCGAATGGCGTTCTCTCGGCGAGCGTTCCCTCGCACAAGACGCGACCTGGGCGCGCGAGCGCTTCGATGCGAATCAGAAGCCGGTCGCGCTGGTGGTTCCGCCGGGAGTTCTGGGATGA
- the purL gene encoding phosphoribosylformylglycinamidine synthase, translated as MLVLRGGPAQSESRLERTLARVQRDVPDLQRFDAEFVHFADTDGPLDERETEVLEQLLRYGPAVAAQRPEAPGGLLVVVPRIGTISPWSSKATDIARSCGLAKVRRLERGISYRLVGSGSESALRDMVSPALHDRMTQSVLPSHAEAERLFDVAEPRTFESVPLLTVGRDALVAANAELGLALVEDEIDYLEKSFRALGRDPHDVELMMFAQANSEHCRHKIFNANWVIDGRVEEGSLFAMIRNTTERSPDGVLSAYVDNSSVAEGSTARRFFPDPQTGEYGAHEEPVHYLMKVETHNHPTAISPFPGAATGSGGEIRDEGATGRGAKPKAGLTGFSVSNLRIPGAEQPWEQDFGRPARISSALDIMLEGPIGGAAFNNEFGRPNICGYFRTFEERVPGPNGEEVRGYHKPIMLAGGLGNIREGDVHKQQIPAGSPLVVLGGPALRIGLGGGAASSMASGSSRQDLDFASVQRENPEMERRCQEVIDRCWELGEENPILSVHDVGAGGLSNALPELVHGSDRGGVFELRYIPNDEPGMSPLEIWCNEAQERYTIALSRDRLDVFVNLCRRERAPFAVLGEAVDDDLLRVTDRQFENAPIDLPLSVILGKPPKMQRRADHVPFDAARFTTEGVDVRDAAFRVLRLPTVGDKTFLISIGDRTVSGQIVRDQMVGPWQVPVADSAVTVSDFDGYRGEAMAVGERTPVALLAPAASARLAVGEAITNLVSAGIERLIDVNLSANWMAPAGHPGEDAGLYDAVQSVGLDLCPKLGIAIPVGKDSMSMRTVWRDGDEERSVTAPLSLIVTAFSRVPDVRRAVTPELRTDLGETDLLLIDLGATQNRLGGSALAQVFGTVGADSPDVDDPLTLKSFAAAVLNLIAARDVLAYHDRSDGGLLATVVEMAFAARTGLDVDLAGLGSDPVAVLFAEELGAVLQVKSGDAPRVLATLEARGLAGLCHRIGTLRSDDRVIFHAGSRVLLDEKRTDLRDAWSETTRRMQALRDDPDCAEEEHASRLDVDDPGLNVRVPFDPADAPANLMSTRPKVAILREQGVNGHLEMAAAFDRAGFAAIDVHMSDLVAGRTTLNDFRGLVACGGFSYGDVLGAGEGWAKSILFREELRAQFASFFERPDTFSLGVCNGCQALSALRELIPGAELWPRFVRNRSEQFEARLALVRVEESPSILLRDMAGARLPIAVAHGEGRVEFASAAAQSNVADGGLVAARFVDNRGMIAESYPANPNGSVDGITGLTTHDGRATILMPHPERVFRTVQHSWHPAEWGEDGPWMKLFRNARTWVG; from the coding sequence ATGCTCGTCCTGCGAGGCGGTCCCGCCCAATCCGAGTCGAGACTCGAGAGGACCCTCGCCCGGGTTCAGCGCGACGTCCCCGATTTACAGCGCTTCGACGCCGAGTTCGTGCACTTCGCGGACACCGACGGGCCCTTGGACGAACGCGAAACCGAGGTTCTTGAGCAGCTCCTGCGGTACGGGCCCGCCGTCGCGGCGCAACGGCCGGAAGCACCCGGGGGACTGCTCGTCGTGGTCCCGCGCATCGGCACGATCTCTCCCTGGTCGTCCAAAGCGACCGACATCGCTCGGTCGTGCGGCCTCGCGAAGGTGCGCCGGCTCGAGCGTGGGATCTCCTACCGGCTCGTCGGCTCCGGTTCGGAGAGCGCCTTGCGAGACATGGTTTCTCCGGCCCTTCACGACCGGATGACCCAATCCGTTCTTCCTTCCCACGCCGAGGCTGAACGGCTCTTCGACGTGGCCGAGCCGCGGACGTTCGAGAGCGTTCCGCTGCTGACGGTAGGACGAGATGCACTGGTGGCGGCGAACGCCGAACTCGGCCTCGCGCTCGTCGAAGACGAGATCGACTACCTCGAGAAGAGCTTCCGCGCGCTGGGCCGCGATCCTCACGACGTCGAGCTGATGATGTTCGCACAGGCGAACTCCGAGCACTGCCGACACAAGATCTTCAATGCGAACTGGGTAATCGATGGAAGGGTCGAGGAGGGTTCCCTCTTCGCGATGATCCGGAACACGACGGAGAGATCGCCCGACGGCGTACTCTCGGCCTACGTCGACAACTCCTCGGTCGCGGAGGGTAGTACCGCGCGTCGCTTCTTCCCCGATCCGCAAACCGGCGAATACGGTGCGCACGAAGAGCCGGTGCACTACCTCATGAAGGTCGAGACGCACAATCACCCGACGGCGATCTCGCCCTTTCCTGGTGCGGCCACAGGTTCCGGCGGCGAGATTCGCGACGAGGGTGCGACCGGGCGCGGTGCGAAACCGAAAGCCGGCCTGACCGGGTTCTCGGTTTCGAACCTTCGTATCCCGGGCGCGGAGCAGCCCTGGGAGCAGGACTTCGGCCGACCGGCCCGCATCTCGTCGGCGCTCGACATCATGCTCGAGGGGCCGATCGGTGGTGCGGCGTTCAACAACGAGTTCGGGCGTCCGAACATCTGCGGCTACTTCCGCACGTTCGAAGAGCGGGTCCCCGGTCCGAACGGCGAGGAAGTTCGCGGATATCACAAACCCATCATGCTCGCGGGGGGGCTTGGCAACATTCGCGAGGGGGACGTGCACAAGCAGCAGATCCCCGCCGGCTCGCCGCTGGTCGTCCTGGGCGGTCCGGCGCTTCGCATCGGCCTCGGCGGCGGCGCCGCGTCGTCGATGGCCTCGGGTTCCAGTCGTCAGGATCTCGATTTCGCCTCGGTGCAGCGTGAGAACCCGGAGATGGAGCGGCGTTGTCAGGAAGTGATCGACCGTTGCTGGGAACTGGGTGAGGAAAACCCGATCCTCTCGGTGCACGACGTCGGGGCGGGAGGCCTCTCGAACGCGCTGCCGGAGTTGGTGCACGGCAGCGACCGTGGGGGCGTCTTCGAGTTGCGTTACATTCCGAACGACGAACCCGGGATGTCGCCGCTGGAGATCTGGTGCAACGAAGCGCAGGAGCGATACACCATCGCGCTGTCACGCGACCGGCTCGACGTGTTCGTCAACCTCTGCCGGCGCGAACGGGCGCCGTTCGCGGTGCTCGGCGAGGCCGTCGACGACGATCTTCTTCGCGTCACCGACCGTCAGTTCGAGAATGCACCGATTGATTTGCCGCTCTCGGTGATTCTCGGGAAGCCGCCGAAGATGCAGCGCCGGGCGGATCACGTTCCGTTCGACGCGGCTCGATTTACGACCGAAGGGGTCGACGTCCGAGACGCGGCGTTCCGAGTGCTGCGGCTCCCGACGGTCGGGGACAAGACGTTCTTGATCAGCATCGGCGACCGCACCGTGTCGGGGCAGATCGTGCGCGATCAGATGGTCGGCCCCTGGCAGGTTCCCGTGGCGGATTCTGCTGTGACAGTGAGTGACTTCGACGGCTATCGCGGCGAGGCGATGGCGGTGGGCGAGCGCACGCCGGTCGCGCTGCTCGCACCGGCGGCGTCGGCGCGGCTGGCTGTCGGCGAGGCCATCACGAACCTCGTCTCCGCGGGAATCGAGCGGCTGATCGACGTGAACCTCTCGGCGAACTGGATGGCCCCCGCGGGTCACCCCGGCGAGGACGCGGGACTCTACGACGCCGTGCAGAGCGTGGGACTCGATCTCTGCCCGAAGCTGGGAATTGCGATCCCGGTCGGGAAGGACTCGATGTCGATGCGCACGGTTTGGCGCGATGGCGATGAAGAGCGAAGCGTCACGGCGCCGCTCTCGTTGATCGTCACCGCCTTCTCGCGTGTGCCCGATGTCCGCCGCGCGGTCACCCCGGAACTCCGGACCGATTTGGGAGAGACCGATCTTCTCCTGATCGATCTGGGTGCGACCCAGAACCGGCTTGGGGGATCGGCGCTCGCGCAGGTCTTCGGGACGGTCGGGGCGGACTCTCCGGATGTGGACGATCCGCTGACCTTGAAGTCGTTCGCCGCTGCGGTCCTCAATTTGATCGCCGCACGAGACGTGCTCGCGTACCACGACCGCTCCGACGGGGGGCTCCTTGCGACCGTCGTCGAAATGGCATTCGCGGCGCGCACTGGGCTGGATGTCGATCTCGCCGGCCTCGGGTCCGATCCGGTCGCCGTGCTCTTTGCAGAAGAACTCGGCGCCGTCCTGCAGGTGAAGAGCGGCGACGCGCCGCGGGTCCTCGCCACGTTGGAAGCTCGCGGGCTCGCAGGCTTGTGTCATCGAATCGGGACGCTTCGCAGCGACGATCGGGTGATCTTCCACGCGGGCTCCCGTGTCTTGTTGGATGAGAAGCGCACGGATCTGCGCGACGCGTGGTCCGAGACGACGCGCCGCATGCAGGCGCTCCGCGACGATCCCGACTGCGCCGAGGAGGAGCACGCGTCGAGGCTGGACGTGGACGATCCGGGCCTCAACGTGCGCGTTCCGTTCGACCCTGCAGACGCGCCGGCCAACCTGATGAGTACTCGTCCGAAGGTGGCGATTCTCCGCGAGCAGGGCGTGAACGGTCACCTGGAAATGGCGGCTGCGTTCGACCGGGCCGGCTTCGCAGCGATCGACGTTCACATGAGCGATCTCGTCGCCGGACGCACGACGCTGAACGACTTCCGTGGGCTGGTCGCGTGCGGTGGGTTCTCGTACGGCGACGTTCTCGGCGCTGGCGAGGGTTGGGCGAAGTCGATTCTCTTCCGCGAAGAGCTTCGCGCGCAGTTCGCATCCTTCTTCGAACGGCCGGACACCTTCTCGCTCGGAGTCTGTAACGGCTGTCAGGCGCTGTCGGCGCTACGCGAGCTGATCCCCGGGGCGGAACTCTGGCCGCGCTTCGTGCGCAATCGCTCCGAACAGTTCGAAGCGCGACTCGCCCTCGTCCGAGTGGAGGAGAGCCCCTCGATCTTGTTGCGGGACATGGCCGGCGCACGGCTTCCGATCGCAGTGGCTCACGGCGAGGGGCGCGTCGAGTTCGCTTCCGCGGCGGCACAGTCGAACGTGGCAGACGGTGGGTTGGTCGCCGCCCGGTTCGTCGACAATCGCGGGATGATCGCCGAGAGCTATCCCGCGAACCCCAACGGCTCTGTCGACGGGATCACCGGCCTCACCACCCACGACGGACGCGCGACGATCCTCATGCCGCACCCCGAGCGCGTCTTCCGTACGGTCCAACATTCCTGGCACCCTGCGGAGTGGGGCGAGGACGGGCCGTGGATGAAGCTCTTTCGCAACGCCCGGACCTGGGTGGGCTAG
- a CDS encoding phosphocholine cytidylyltransferase family protein, with translation MKPAAIILAAGVGKRFGGALADQPKGLLDVGGETLLGRLVRQLRAAGVREIVIVVGFGGEHVVAAFGDQPGVRILQNPDFRRGAILSLYTARDWLERSVLVMDADVFGPDALVARLVDSRHESCFLLDSRSEASGEEQMLMVKGDRVQDIARIPRGAFDRMGESVGFLKLGPAAAARLRELLAERIDRGEIDLEHEEVYPTLLVEVEVGFELVDDLSWTEVDFPDDLERARKIAADIES, from the coding sequence GTGAAGCCTGCGGCGATCATATTGGCGGCCGGTGTCGGGAAGCGGTTCGGTGGTGCTCTGGCAGATCAACCGAAGGGTCTGCTGGACGTGGGTGGTGAAACACTTCTGGGGCGCCTCGTTCGCCAACTTCGCGCCGCCGGGGTCCGGGAGATCGTGATCGTGGTCGGGTTCGGCGGCGAGCATGTGGTGGCCGCCTTCGGCGACCAGCCCGGCGTGCGTATTCTGCAGAACCCCGATTTTCGCCGGGGGGCGATCTTGTCGCTCTACACGGCGCGGGATTGGTTGGAACGCTCGGTCCTCGTCATGGACGCCGACGTCTTCGGGCCCGACGCACTCGTCGCTCGCCTCGTCGATTCCCGTCACGAAAGCTGCTTTCTGCTCGATTCGCGTTCGGAAGCCAGCGGGGAAGAGCAGATGCTGATGGTGAAGGGCGACCGGGTTCAAGACATCGCCCGGATTCCGCGCGGCGCGTTCGATCGCATGGGAGAGTCGGTTGGCTTCTTGAAGCTCGGCCCCGCGGCCGCGGCGCGGCTGCGCGAACTGCTGGCCGAGCGGATCGACCGGGGCGAAATCGATCTCGAGCACGAAGAGGTCTATCCGACGCTCCTCGTGGAGGTGGAGGTGGGGTTCGAACTGGTCGACGACCTGTCGTGGACCGAGGTCGATTTCCCCGATGACCTGGAACGGGCTCGGAAGATCGCAGCCGACATCGAGTCCTGA
- a CDS encoding heparan-alpha-glucosaminide N-acetyltransferase domain-containing protein — MDVLRGFAALLMIFNHAGVDWYGDKPSRTTIEGLLTYLGSFAPGAFFLLTGLGVTIACARSWWFGSRRRSRLSVRRLGPDPAMQKQVGSRPHGALS; from the coding sequence TTGGACGTTCTCCGCGGCTTTGCCGCGCTCCTGATGATCTTCAATCACGCCGGAGTCGACTGGTACGGCGACAAGCCGTCACGAACGACGATCGAGGGCCTTCTCACGTACCTCGGCAGCTTTGCTCCGGGCGCCTTCTTCCTGCTCACCGGTCTCGGCGTCACCATCGCCTGCGCGCGCTCCTGGTGGTTCGGAAGCCGGCGCCGATCCAGGCTCTCCGTCCGGCGGCTCGGACCTGACCCGGCGATGCAGAAACAGGTGGGCTCGCGGCCCCACGGGGCCTTGAGCTAA
- a CDS encoding thiamine pyrophosphate-dependent enzyme has translation MTILTTKDAVEAAMPALDGYAVVCANGFISRWACSVKDRPSHFYMIGSMGLASSIGLGIALAQPEQPVAVLDGDGNVLMNLGQLPMIAASKPKRFFHFVIDNGVYASTGNQPTISRSVALEKIAAASGYARAARVSDRASLDQKVAEFVGADGPSLLLVETVPESGPPAPRIPYTPEEMTARMRGALGGGA, from the coding sequence ATGACCATTCTCACCACGAAAGACGCAGTCGAGGCCGCCATGCCGGCTCTGGACGGGTATGCCGTCGTTTGCGCGAACGGGTTCATCTCGCGCTGGGCGTGTTCGGTGAAAGATCGGCCCTCTCACTTCTACATGATCGGGTCGATGGGCCTCGCGTCTTCGATCGGTCTCGGAATCGCCCTGGCGCAGCCGGAGCAGCCGGTGGCTGTGTTGGATGGCGACGGGAACGTCCTGATGAATCTCGGCCAGCTTCCGATGATCGCTGCGTCGAAGCCGAAGCGGTTCTTCCACTTCGTCATCGACAACGGAGTCTACGCGAGCACCGGAAACCAGCCGACGATCTCCCGGAGCGTCGCCCTCGAGAAGATCGCGGCCGCGTCCGGCTACGCCCGTGCGGCCCGCGTGAGCGACCGCGCTTCACTTGATCAGAAGGTGGCGGAGTTCGTCGGCGCCGACGGGCCGAGTTTGCTCCTGGTCGAGACGGTCCCCGAGTCCGGTCCGCCCGCCCCGCGAATCCCGTACACGCCCGAGGAGATGACGGCTCGGATGCGCGGCGCCCTCGGAGGGGGCGCGTGA
- the purB gene encoding adenylosuccinate lyase, whose translation MDLSSLTAISPIDGRYAQKVAPLRAVASEYGLIRQRVLVEVRWLQRLAAEPGLTEVGPFSAEAEALLDGIVSGFGVADARRVKEIESEINHDVKAVEYYLKERIQGSAELERVSEFLHFACTSEDVNNLAYGLILLEARRDCLLPSADGVLDAIQGLALEHADRPMLARTHGQPASPTTLGKEMANVAARLLRQRRSIASVEILGKMNGAVGNYNAHYSAYPEVDWEATAKGFVESLGLAWNSYTTQIEPHDYIAELFDALRRFNTVLLDFDRDMWGYVSLGYFRQKVVAGEVGSSTMPHKVNPIDFENSEGNLGVANALLGHLAEKLPVSRWQRDLTDSTVLRNVGVAAAHCLVAYESTKKGIGRLALDAERLAADVENAWEVLAEPIQTVMRRYGVDRPYERLKELTRGKRIDAEALRTFVEALPIPEEAKAGLLALRPETYIGNATAQARRIGDL comes from the coding sequence ATGGACCTTTCTTCGCTCACGGCGATCTCGCCGATCGACGGTCGCTACGCCCAGAAGGTGGCTCCTTTGCGGGCGGTGGCGAGCGAGTACGGCCTCATTCGGCAGCGTGTGCTGGTGGAGGTGCGGTGGCTCCAGCGCCTCGCAGCCGAGCCCGGTCTCACCGAAGTCGGACCCTTTTCGGCCGAGGCGGAGGCTCTTCTCGACGGGATCGTGAGCGGCTTCGGCGTGGCGGATGCCCGTCGCGTGAAGGAGATCGAGTCCGAGATCAATCACGACGTGAAGGCGGTTGAATACTACCTGAAGGAGCGCATCCAGGGATCCGCGGAGCTCGAGAGGGTCTCGGAGTTCCTTCACTTTGCGTGTACCTCCGAAGACGTGAACAACCTGGCCTACGGCCTGATCCTCCTCGAAGCACGTCGGGACTGTTTGTTGCCTTCCGCCGACGGCGTCCTCGATGCGATCCAGGGGCTGGCGCTCGAGCACGCCGATCGCCCGATGCTCGCGCGCACGCACGGCCAGCCGGCGTCACCGACCACCCTCGGCAAGGAGATGGCAAACGTCGCTGCGCGACTTCTCCGTCAGCGCCGGAGCATCGCTTCGGTCGAGATTCTCGGGAAGATGAACGGTGCGGTAGGCAACTACAACGCGCACTACTCGGCGTACCCCGAGGTCGATTGGGAAGCGACGGCAAAGGGCTTCGTGGAATCCCTCGGCCTCGCGTGGAACTCGTACACCACGCAGATCGAGCCACACGACTACATCGCCGAGCTCTTTGATGCGCTCCGGCGATTCAACACTGTGCTTCTCGATTTTGATCGCGACATGTGGGGCTATGTGTCGCTCGGGTACTTTCGCCAGAAGGTCGTCGCCGGCGAGGTCGGATCGTCGACCATGCCTCACAAGGTGAATCCGATCGACTTCGAAAACTCCGAGGGCAACCTCGGCGTCGCGAACGCATTGCTCGGACATCTCGCCGAGAAGCTGCCGGTCTCGCGTTGGCAGCGTGACCTCACCGATTCGACCGTCTTGCGCAACGTCGGTGTGGCCGCGGCGCATTGCCTCGTGGCCTACGAGTCGACGAAGAAGGGGATCGGACGTCTCGCGCTCGACGCAGAGCGCCTTGCTGCCGACGTGGAGAACGCTTGGGAAGTGCTCGCAGAGCCGATTCAGACAGTCATGCGTCGGTACGGTGTCGACCGCCCGTACGAGCGTCTGAAGGAACTCACGCGTGGCAAGCGCATCGACGCCGAAGCGCTCCGCACGTTTGTCGAAGCGTTGCCCATCCCTGAGGAGGCCAAGGCCGGTCTCCTCGCTCTGCGGCCCGAGACCTACATCGGGAACGCGACCGCCCAGGCGCGCCGCATCGGCGACCTGTAG
- a CDS encoding ABC transporter substrate-binding protein, with the protein MIHLGVLDDTPHGVDRPLLERALELAGSRTKRTGRFHEPIQLHIATADGLPRGTARDVEDAFAELAARDVLGVLGPAIGDNALIATPLAETHALPTVNFAGTERARGEHMFHLQIGSHEEEPVLLARQLSRGGHARVSVLFERATIGLRYATFFESACSAVGLPVANSVGLDPGSDPADAVHTALRASPDALVYLGLGLDLPAVSAALGSGNFAGTRACNSCGMFGWAGPPYDAAVEGWCYIDVFSEENPGFRDARRALGLADDAGPTGVLYADLATLVVEGLAHAPELSRRGLRDGLEQVKALPAALGLPGTQLGFGTWDRGALKGPYLVPRKWLDGRSVAWTA; encoded by the coding sequence GTGATTCATCTCGGCGTTCTCGACGACACCCCGCACGGGGTCGATCGGCCACTCCTGGAACGTGCGCTCGAACTCGCCGGGTCGCGCACCAAGCGGACCGGCCGGTTCCACGAGCCGATCCAGCTTCACATCGCGACCGCGGATGGGCTCCCCCGCGGGACCGCGCGCGACGTGGAAGACGCCTTCGCGGAGCTCGCCGCTCGCGACGTCCTCGGAGTGCTCGGCCCCGCCATCGGCGACAACGCTCTGATCGCGACCCCCCTCGCCGAAACGCACGCGCTTCCCACCGTGAACTTCGCCGGAACCGAACGGGCGCGCGGCGAGCACATGTTCCACCTGCAGATCGGATCGCACGAAGAGGAGCCCGTCCTCCTCGCGCGCCAGCTCTCGCGCGGCGGCCACGCGCGCGTCTCGGTGCTCTTCGAACGAGCGACGATCGGCTTGCGCTACGCCACCTTCTTCGAATCCGCGTGTTCGGCGGTGGGCCTGCCCGTCGCCAACTCCGTCGGTCTCGATCCGGGCAGCGACCCCGCCGACGCAGTGCACACCGCGCTCCGGGCTTCCCCGGATGCCCTCGTCTACCTCGGACTCGGACTCGACCTCCCCGCAGTTTCCGCGGCGCTCGGCTCCGGGAATTTTGCGGGCACGCGCGCCTGCAACTCGTGCGGGATGTTCGGATGGGCGGGCCCACCCTACGACGCCGCCGTCGAGGGCTGGTGTTACATCGACGTCTTCAGCGAGGAGAACCCGGGGTTCCGCGACGCCCGCAGGGCACTCGGCCTGGCCGACGACGCCGGCCCGACGGGCGTCCTCTACGCAGACTTGGCAACACTCGTCGTCGAAGGGCTCGCGCACGCGCCCGAGCTCTCACGACGCGGCCTGCGGGACGGCCTCGAGCAAGTGAAGGCCTTGCCGGCCGCGCTGGGCCTGCCCGGAACCCAGCTCGGATTCGGCACGTGGGACCGAGGCGCGCTGAAGGGGCCGTACCTCGTGCCACGAAAATGGCTCGACGGACGCTCCGTCGCCTGGACGGCCTGA
- a CDS encoding CoA transferase: MAFTGLTVIDIATLAAAPQIAAFFGDFGAHVIKVESPRGDPLRRLVDEDGVALQWKLVNRNKECVSLDLTKPGGRVLLDRMLARADVLVCAHTAQRLKRFGLEAEALRVRFPQLVMVNLTAYGTTGPWATRPGSGTLAEATAGLAALTGPEGAPPGLSPVGLGDTLGVMQGIIAALLGLYARGTTSTGEVFDVAMYEPILALLGGRISAAQRAGADPGRHGNRFPTMAPRNTYATGDERWVALTAGTDELVRRVFTVIGRDELMEDARFATNRARVENVDALDEIIGAWIGARPCREVVEAFAETNVSLAAVDGPLGVIENPHFQARESLASVEDPEIGRVVTPAPLPRRIESPGQVRHLGRAIGEDNDAVYGDWLGLSRDERAALAAAELI, encoded by the coding sequence ATGGCGTTCACCGGACTCACGGTCATCGACATCGCCACACTCGCTGCTGCGCCGCAGATCGCGGCGTTTTTCGGGGACTTCGGAGCGCACGTCATCAAGGTGGAGTCCCCGCGCGGGGACCCGCTTCGTCGCCTCGTCGACGAGGACGGCGTTGCCCTGCAATGGAAGCTTGTCAATCGAAACAAGGAGTGCGTCAGCCTCGATCTGACCAAGCCGGGTGGGCGCGTACTGCTCGATCGAATGCTCGCTCGCGCCGACGTTCTGGTCTGCGCACATACGGCGCAGCGGCTAAAGCGCTTCGGCCTCGAAGCGGAAGCGTTGCGCGTGCGCTTCCCACAACTCGTGATGGTGAATCTCACCGCGTACGGGACGACCGGCCCGTGGGCCACGCGGCCGGGTTCCGGAACCCTTGCAGAAGCGACGGCTGGGTTGGCGGCGCTCACAGGTCCGGAAGGCGCACCGCCCGGCCTCTCGCCGGTCGGCCTCGGCGATACGCTCGGCGTGATGCAGGGAATCATCGCCGCCCTACTGGGGCTCTACGCGCGGGGGACGACGAGCACCGGGGAGGTGTTCGACGTTGCGATGTACGAGCCTATTCTCGCACTGCTCGGCGGCCGGATCTCGGCGGCGCAGCGAGCCGGGGCGGACCCGGGTCGGCACGGGAACCGGTTTCCGACCATGGCGCCCCGGAACACCTACGCGACGGGCGACGAGCGATGGGTCGCGCTGACGGCTGGCACGGATGAGTTGGTGCGACGCGTCTTCACGGTCATCGGGCGGGACGAGTTGATGGAGGATGCACGATTCGCGACGAACCGTGCTCGCGTCGAGAACGTCGACGCGTTGGACGAAATCATCGGCGCCTGGATCGGCGCCCGGCCGTGTCGCGAAGTCGTCGAGGCGTTCGCCGAGACGAACGTGTCCCTTGCGGCGGTGGACGGTCCTCTGGGCGTGATCGAGAACCCGCACTTCCAGGCGCGAGAGAGCCTCGCGTCCGTCGAGGATCCCGAGATCGGTAGGGTCGTGACGCCCGCGCCGTTGCCGCGCCGTATCGAGTCGCCGGGCCAGGTGCGTCATCTCGGCCGCGCCATCGGCGAAGACAACGATGCCGTTTACGGCGACTGGCTCGGACTTTCGCGAGACGAGCGGGCCGCCCTCGCAGCCGCCGAACTCATCTAG
- a CDS encoding alanine--glyoxylate aminotransferase family protein — translation MILLNPGPVNVSPRVTQAMSRGDLCHREPEFSDLLEAVRSKLIRAFAPKGDWVAVPLTGSGTLALEAAVSSSVAVGRKMLVVVNGVYGARIREMAETHGVETVVLESAWTERPDPAAVAEALRADSAIEVVAVVHHETTTGLRNPIEEMGRVVRDAGRVFLVDSISGLAGDPIDVDAWGVDICVGVANKCIQGVPGIGFVLARRPELLRMDTIPQRTVYLHLPRHYAAHEKRTVPFTAAVQALYALDEALDELLEETVAGRIERYEAAARQLRAGFTGLGLEILLPEEWRSNSITTLGLPPGVTYAALHRSLKNDGFVIYEGQGHLGATAFRVANMGALTRDDFARFLTALERAVA, via the coding sequence GTGATCCTTCTCAACCCCGGGCCGGTGAACGTGAGCCCGCGGGTCACGCAGGCCATGTCGCGGGGCGATCTGTGCCACCGCGAGCCCGAATTCAGCGATCTGCTCGAGGCCGTTCGCTCGAAGCTCATTCGGGCCTTCGCTCCGAAGGGAGACTGGGTGGCCGTGCCGCTCACCGGCTCGGGAACGCTGGCGCTGGAGGCGGCCGTGAGTTCCTCGGTGGCGGTCGGGCGGAAGATGCTCGTCGTGGTGAACGGCGTCTACGGCGCCCGAATTCGCGAAATGGCGGAGACGCACGGCGTGGAAACGGTGGTCTTGGAGTCGGCCTGGACCGAGCGGCCGGACCCCGCGGCCGTCGCGGAAGCGCTTCGGGCCGACTCGGCGATCGAGGTCGTAGCCGTCGTGCATCATGAGACGACGACTGGCCTGCGGAATCCGATCGAGGAGATGGGTCGTGTCGTGCGCGACGCCGGGCGCGTTTTCCTGGTCGATTCGATCAGCGGGCTCGCCGGGGATCCGATCGACGTGGACGCGTGGGGCGTCGACATCTGTGTCGGGGTTGCGAACAAGTGCATCCAAGGCGTCCCCGGCATTGGTTTCGTTCTGGCTCGACGCCCGGAGTTGCTCCGGATGGACACGATTCCGCAGCGAACGGTCTACCTCCATTTGCCGAGGCACTACGCGGCCCACGAGAAGCGAACGGTTCCTTTCACCGCGGCCGTGCAGGCGCTCTACGCGCTCGATGAGGCTCTCGATGAGCTGCTCGAAGAGACGGTCGCCGGTCGCATCGAACGGTACGAAGCGGCTGCGCGCCAGCTGCGCGCCGGGTTCACCGGGCTCGGATTGGAGATTCTGCTTCCTGAGGAGTGGCGGTCGAACTCGATCACAACCTTGGGGCTCCCTCCCGGGGTCACCTACGCCGCCCTCCATCGCAGTCTCAAGAACGATGGCTTCGTGATCTACGAAGGGCAGGGGCATCTGGGCGCGACCGCGTTTCGCGTGGCGAACATGGGCGCCCTCACTCGTGACGATTTCGCGCGGTTTCTCACCGCGCTCGAGAGGGCGGTCGCGTGA